The following is a genomic window from Deltaproteobacteria bacterium RBG_16_64_85.
CGTACCGTTTCAGGCGCAGCAGGTCTTCCTGGCTCTCCGTGTCGCCCGCTTCCCTGCCCAGCGCCTTCGCCCCCGCGCTCTCGACGCAGTGCAGGAGCAGGAGGGGGCAGCGGGCGGACGACGCTAGTCCGGCGGCCCGGGAGAGCACCTCCGCGTCCGCCGGACCGAAGTCCAGCGCCGCGGCGATCTTGCGGAACGCCCGCGAAGGCTCTCCGACCTCCGGCTCGGGGTCGCGGTGGACGTCCGCCGGCCTGCGCTTCCATCCCCGGCGGAACAGGAAAGGCTCCGCGAGGACGTAGAGGAGAAGCAACCCGACGGCGGCGGCCACGGGGAGAGCCACGAACCGCGCCGCCAAGCCGGCCGCGCCCTCCTTTCCCAGCCATCCCGCGACCTCCCCCGCCACGAGCTTGATGTTGAGAGCCGCGATGATCCCCGCCGTAATCCATGCCAGGGTCTTCACCCATGTCCGGATGGCGAAGGCGCCCATCAGTGCCCTGTCGCTCACCATGTGAATGAGAGGGATGACCGCGAAGGAGAGTTGCAGGCTCAAGACCACCTGGCTCAACACGAGCAGTTCACCCGTCGCCCCTTCCCCTCGCAACAGGATGGTCGCCACAGCCGGGACGATGGCCACCGAGCGGGTCACGATCCGCCGCAGCCACGGCCGCAGCCGGATGTTGACGAACCCCTCCATCACGATCTGGCCGGCGAGCGTCCCGGTGATGGTGGAGCTTTGGCCGGAACAGATCAGCGCGAGGGCGAAGAGGAACGGCGCCAACGTGGTCCCCACCAGGGGGGCGAGCAGGCGGTGCGCGTCCTGGATCTCGGCCACGTCGAAGTACCCCGACCGGTGGAAGACCGCGGCGGCCATGACGAGGATGGCGGCGTTGATGAAGAGCGCCATGTTGAGCGCGAAGACCGAATCGATCAGGTTGAATTTGAGCGACTGGTGGATCCCCCGGGCCGTCTTGACGACCCTGCGCGACTGGACCAACGCGGAGTGAAGGTACAGGTTGTGGGGCATCACGGTGGCGCCCAGGATGCCGATGGCGAAATAGAGCGCATCGGCGTCCGGAAGAATGGGGACGAAACCCCGGGCGATCCCCGGCAGGTCGGGCCGGGAGATCGCGATTTCAACGAGGAAGCACGCCCCGATCGTCCCCACGAGAACCAGGATGAACGCCTCCATCTTCCGGATGCCCGCCTGGTGCAGGAAGAGGATGAGGAAGGTGTCCAGTGCGGTGACGAGGACCCCGTAGATCAGGGGGATGCCGAACAGGAGCTGCAGCCCGATCGCCGAGCCGAGCACCTCGGCCAGGTCGCAGGCGCCGATAGCCACCTCGCACAGGATCCACAACGCGAAGTTGACGGGCGCCGGGTACCGGTCCCGGCAGGCCTGGGCCAGGTCGCGGCCGTACACCAGCCCCAGCCTCGCGGACAGGCTCTGCAGGAGCACGGCCATGGCGTTGGACATGAGCAGGACCCACATCAGCGCATAGCCGTACCGGGAGCCGGCGGCGATGTCGGTCGCCCAGTTGCCCGGATCCATGTACCCCACGGAAATCAGGTAAGCCGGGCCGGAGAAGGCCACCAGGCGGCGGAAGAAACCCCGCTTTTCCGGGATCCCCACCGTCGAGTGGACTTCGGAGAGGGACTTCTCGTCCGCCATCGCGTTATCCGCTTATCCGCCCGCGGGAAGGCCGAGGGAGAACTCGACCCCTTTGCCGTCCGGAAGGTTGCGCACCGAGAGAACGCCGTCGTGCTGGTCCGCGATGCGGGAGCCGATGGAAAGGCCCAGGCCCGTCCCGCCGTCCTTGGTGG
Proteins encoded in this region:
- a CDS encoding iron/manganese transporter, whose product is MADEKSLSEVHSTVGIPEKRGFFRRLVAFSGPAYLISVGYMDPGNWATDIAAGSRYGYALMWVLLMSNAMAVLLQSLSARLGLVYGRDLAQACRDRYPAPVNFALWILCEVAIGACDLAEVLGSAIGLQLLFGIPLIYGVLVTALDTFLILFLHQAGIRKMEAFILVLVGTIGACFLVEIAISRPDLPGIARGFVPILPDADALYFAIGILGATVMPHNLYLHSALVQSRRVVKTARGIHQSLKFNLIDSVFALNMALFINAAILVMAAAVFHRSGYFDVAEIQDAHRLLAPLVGTTLAPFLFALALICSGQSSTITGTLAGQIVMEGFVNIRLRPWLRRIVTRSVAIVPAVATILLRGEGATGELLVLSQVVLSLQLSFAVIPLIHMVSDRALMGAFAIRTWVKTLAWITAGIIAALNIKLVAGEVAGWLGKEGAAGLAARFVALPVAAAVGLLLLYVLAEPFLFRRGWKRRPADVHRDPEPEVGEPSRAFRKIAAALDFGPADAEVLSRAAGLASSARCPLLLLHCVESAGAKALGREAGDTESQEDLLRLKRYAVALGKYDVEVETELGFGHPVQVIPEIIGRHGVELLVVGAHGHKGFSDWFYGSTIDELRHRLNISVLVVGREGPKTSGE